One stretch of Paramormyrops kingsleyae isolate MSU_618 chromosome 4, PKINGS_0.4, whole genome shotgun sequence DNA includes these proteins:
- the LOC111845925 gene encoding atypical chemokine receptor 2 isoform X1: MFLSWQVATEKYYLRKHCTASKIALHRKGLRKHEVEFGCANAVMMNASQDLDYNYEGYYTDDYSHHFAPCEKTHVRAFGKVFLPILYSVVSILGVVGNVFLIIFLIRSTKNKKTVSVFLLNMAVSDILFALTLPFWTAYIVKHWIFGLIGCKVITMIYTLNMYSSIFFITCVSLDAYLQIVWGGTALAVPPWRLGACALVWVLSLLATLPSVIFVDVEEIEGQKRCVLSFGEGAVSHQKIALRFLLIISGFLIPFLAMVFFYMRISCVLNKSNPGKRSTLLKLALLLIAVFFVLWFPYSVVLFLHALQDLHVISDCATSHNLDFAMQGTESLAFIHACLNPILYAFVNRRVQRNICNALKTICQKGRENSLEASRSTSPFTGIELTTVRHLTCD, translated from the exons ATGTTTTTGTCATGGCAGGTCGCCACGGAGAAATATTACCTGCGGAAACACTGCACT gcAAGCAAAATTGCACTCCACAGGAAAGGTCTGAGGAAACACGAGGTTGAATTCGGTTG TGCGAATGCAGTTATGATGAACGCCAGCCAAGATTTGGATTACAATTATGAGGGCTACTATACTGATGATTACAGCCATCATTTTGCACCGTGCGAAAAGACGCACGTTAGGGCATTCGGGAAAGTTTTTCTGCCCATCCTTTATTCAGTTGTAAGTATACTTGGCGTTGTAGGAAATGTATTTCTAATCATTTTTTTGATCAGGTCTACTAAGAACAAAAAGACTGTGTCTGTATTCCTTCTAAATATGGCTGTCTCTGACATCTTGTTTGCATTAACTCTGCCCTTCTGGACTGCTTACATCGTGAAACATTGGATCTTCGGTCTAATTGGCTGCAAAGTTATCACTATGATTTACACCCTGAACATGTACAGTAGTATATTCTTCATAACATGCGTGAGCCTGGATGCCTACCTGCAGATAGTCTGGGGTGGCACCGCTCTGGCCGTACCTCCCTGGAGACTCGGAGCATGTGCCCTGGTGTGGGTTCTCTCCCTGCTGGCCACCCTGCCCAGTGTGATCTTCGTGGATGTGGAGGAGATTGAAGGGCAGAAGCGCTGTGTTCTCAgttttggggagggggcagtgtCACACCAGAAAATAGCCCTGAGGTTCTTGCTCATCATCTCGGGGTTTCTCATACCATTCCTGGCCATGGTCTTCTTCTACATGCGCATTTCGTGCGTTTTGAATAAGTCGAACCCCGGTAAAAGGTCGACGCTGCTGAAGCTGGCCCTCCTCCTCATAGCGGTATTTTTCGTGCTGTGGTTCCCTTACAGTGTCGTCCTGTTCTTACACGCCTTGCAAGATCTGCATGTGATTTCCGACTGTGCCACAAGCCACAACCTCGATTTTGCTATGCAAGGCACAGAGAGTCTCGCTTTCATTCACGCCTGCCTCAATCCCATTTTGTATGCCTTTGTAAACCGAAGGGTCCAAAGGAACATATGTAACGCCCTGAAGACAATCTGccagaaagggagagagaattCACTGGAGGCCTCGCGAAGCACGAGTCCATTCACTGGGATAGAGCTCACTACAGTACGGCACCTCACCTGTGACTAA
- the higd1a gene encoding HIG1 domain family member 1A, mitochondrial — protein MSAIETYDESESKFLRKAKESPFVPIGMAGFASIVAFGLYRLKTRGNTKMSVHLIHMRVAAQGFVVGAMTLGVVYSMCKEYFAKPSQQGKAHLDK, from the exons ATGTCTGCCATTGAGACCTACGATGAGTCAGAGTCAAAGTTTCTGAGAAAGGCGAAGGAGAGCCCGTTTGTCCCCATAG GGATGGCAGGGTTCGCATCAATCGTGGCCTTCGGCCTCTACAGGCTGAAGACCAGAGGGAACACGAAGATGTCTGTGCACCTCATCCACATGCGAGTAGCTGCTCAGGGATTTGTAGTGGGAGCAATGACCCTTG GAGTTGTTTACTCAATGTGCAAAGAGTACTTTGCAAAACCAAGTCAGCAAGGAAAAGCACACCTGgacaaataa
- the LOC111845925 gene encoding atypical chemokine receptor 2 isoform X2, translating to MMNASQDLDYNYEGYYTDDYSHHFAPCEKTHVRAFGKVFLPILYSVVSILGVVGNVFLIIFLIRSTKNKKTVSVFLLNMAVSDILFALTLPFWTAYIVKHWIFGLIGCKVITMIYTLNMYSSIFFITCVSLDAYLQIVWGGTALAVPPWRLGACALVWVLSLLATLPSVIFVDVEEIEGQKRCVLSFGEGAVSHQKIALRFLLIISGFLIPFLAMVFFYMRISCVLNKSNPGKRSTLLKLALLLIAVFFVLWFPYSVVLFLHALQDLHVISDCATSHNLDFAMQGTESLAFIHACLNPILYAFVNRRVQRNICNALKTICQKGRENSLEASRSTSPFTGIELTTVRHLTCD from the coding sequence ATGATGAACGCCAGCCAAGATTTGGATTACAATTATGAGGGCTACTATACTGATGATTACAGCCATCATTTTGCACCGTGCGAAAAGACGCACGTTAGGGCATTCGGGAAAGTTTTTCTGCCCATCCTTTATTCAGTTGTAAGTATACTTGGCGTTGTAGGAAATGTATTTCTAATCATTTTTTTGATCAGGTCTACTAAGAACAAAAAGACTGTGTCTGTATTCCTTCTAAATATGGCTGTCTCTGACATCTTGTTTGCATTAACTCTGCCCTTCTGGACTGCTTACATCGTGAAACATTGGATCTTCGGTCTAATTGGCTGCAAAGTTATCACTATGATTTACACCCTGAACATGTACAGTAGTATATTCTTCATAACATGCGTGAGCCTGGATGCCTACCTGCAGATAGTCTGGGGTGGCACCGCTCTGGCCGTACCTCCCTGGAGACTCGGAGCATGTGCCCTGGTGTGGGTTCTCTCCCTGCTGGCCACCCTGCCCAGTGTGATCTTCGTGGATGTGGAGGAGATTGAAGGGCAGAAGCGCTGTGTTCTCAgttttggggagggggcagtgtCACACCAGAAAATAGCCCTGAGGTTCTTGCTCATCATCTCGGGGTTTCTCATACCATTCCTGGCCATGGTCTTCTTCTACATGCGCATTTCGTGCGTTTTGAATAAGTCGAACCCCGGTAAAAGGTCGACGCTGCTGAAGCTGGCCCTCCTCCTCATAGCGGTATTTTTCGTGCTGTGGTTCCCTTACAGTGTCGTCCTGTTCTTACACGCCTTGCAAGATCTGCATGTGATTTCCGACTGTGCCACAAGCCACAACCTCGATTTTGCTATGCAAGGCACAGAGAGTCTCGCTTTCATTCACGCCTGCCTCAATCCCATTTTGTATGCCTTTGTAAACCGAAGGGTCCAAAGGAACATATGTAACGCCCTGAAGACAATCTGccagaaagggagagagaattCACTGGAGGCCTCGCGAAGCACGAGTCCATTCACTGGGATAGAGCTCACTACAGTACGGCACCTCACCTGTGACTAA